From the Paenibacillus sp. FSL H8-0548 genome, one window contains:
- a CDS encoding anti-phage deoxyguanosine triphosphatase yields the protein MILYNHAGNTFYVDSDMERHRNMDNANQRVSIRDDFERDFGRIIHSAAFRRLQSKTQVIGIGEGDFHRTRLTHSLEVSQIARGIATTLNEKNNILKNSDSKIDISLIEAAALAHDLGHPPFGHQGERALNKCMRAFELNFEGNAHTFRLLTSREDQSETGLDLTRAALLSVLKYPASMKLVNNPAETGKPPKSSVFEEDEHIFEWVINKFTPQEKEYYLQVTESEIGNHWKTLNKTFECSIIELADDISYATYDLEDAFKLNLIKADYLYEIVQKHKSISSARISDSLHRFFADSSKNGQSMKRLFADLVSGFIHEIIITEPQPTFTSNRLRYKAVLAEDAMQLLEDLKKLVADHVIFSQKVQTFEWRGGKIIEKLFDAMIHDKNLLPEDEKQRWSRTCDKVNARLVCDYIAGMTDTYALKMYSRLYEAAGGHLFDI from the coding sequence ATGATACTATACAATCACGCTGGCAATACCTTCTACGTGGATTCGGATATGGAACGGCATAGGAATATGGATAATGCAAATCAGCGGGTTTCAATTCGCGATGATTTTGAACGTGATTTTGGACGCATAATTCATTCCGCAGCTTTTCGACGTTTGCAGTCCAAAACACAGGTAATCGGAATTGGCGAAGGGGATTTTCATCGTACCCGTTTGACGCATTCCCTTGAAGTATCTCAAATTGCCCGTGGAATAGCCACCACATTAAATGAAAAAAACAATATCTTAAAAAACTCTGACAGCAAAATTGATATATCTTTAATAGAAGCAGCCGCTTTAGCTCATGATCTGGGTCATCCGCCTTTTGGACATCAAGGGGAGCGCGCCTTGAACAAGTGCATGAGAGCTTTTGAGCTGAACTTTGAAGGCAATGCACATACGTTCAGATTATTAACGAGCAGAGAAGATCAAAGTGAGACGGGACTGGATTTAACAAGAGCGGCCTTATTGTCGGTTTTGAAATATCCTGCCAGCATGAAGCTTGTGAATAATCCGGCGGAGACGGGCAAACCACCGAAAAGCAGCGTATTCGAAGAGGACGAGCACATATTTGAGTGGGTAATTAATAAATTCACTCCACAGGAGAAGGAATATTATCTGCAGGTTACGGAGTCTGAAATCGGAAATCATTGGAAGACGCTCAACAAAACGTTTGAATGCTCCATAATTGAACTGGCCGATGATATTTCCTATGCAACCTATGATTTAGAGGATGCCTTTAAACTTAATCTCATTAAAGCAGATTATTTATATGAAATTGTCCAAAAACATAAGTCCATCTCTTCGGCTAGAATTTCAGATTCTCTTCATCGTTTTTTTGCGGATAGCAGCAAGAACGGCCAATCAATGAAACGTTTATTCGCAGATCTTGTGTCCGGCTTCATTCATGAGATTATAATTACGGAGCCGCAGCCCACCTTCACGTCTAATCGGCTGCGTTACAAAGCGGTTCTTGCCGAGGATGCGATGCAATTGCTTGAGGATTTGAAGAAGCTTGTCGCAGACCATGTCATTTTCTCGCAGAAGGTTCAGACATTTGAATGGCGTGGAGGTAAAATTATTGAAAAGTTGTTTGATGCGATGATTCATGATAAGAATCTGCTTCCTGAGGATGAGAAGCAAAGATGGAGCCGTACTTGCGACAAAGTGAATGCAAGGCTGGTTTGCGATTATATCGCCGGGATGACGGATACGTATGCGTTGAAAATGTACTCCCGGTTGTATGAAGCGGCCGGAGGGCATTTGTTTGATATCTAA